The following coding sequences are from one Effusibacillus lacus window:
- a CDS encoding transposase, whose protein sequence is MKKLKQYDSDFKRQTVEYILEQRKPVAQVARELDISPNTLHGWLKQYKRQTNQDAQGGGAQLLDDRDLRELQKRIRDLEEENAILKKAMHIFAKDRK, encoded by the coding sequence GTGAAAAAGTTAAAGCAATATGATTCAGATTTTAAACGTCAAACCGTCGAATATATTCTTGAGCAGCGGAAGCCGGTTGCGCAGGTCGCTCGGGAATTAGACATTTCCCCCAATACCCTTCATGGCTGGCTGAAGCAATATAAACGTCAAACAAATCAAGATGCACAAGGAGGTGGGGCCCAGCTCTTAGATGACCGAGATCTACGGGAATTACAAAAACGGATTCGCGATCTCGAAGAGGAGAATGCCATCTTAAAAAAGGCAATGCACATCTTCGCAAAAGACCGGAAGTGA